GAACAGTCCCTCATAATATGAATCGAGTCCAATAGACCCGAGGGGAGTAGCTCGCCAGCGCCGCGCGGGTAACCGCCGGGATGCCGGTTGCGCGCCGGTCGCCGCGGCCTGGCACGCCGGAGTCGACACGCTGGCGGAAACGCCCGCTCCGGCGCAAGAGACCTTGAGAGCCAGACCTCCATTTCGGCAGTAAGCGCTGCCGGGATGGGGGTTTTCACATACAGACGGTCGCCACGTCAGGGGGGATCGCCGTGTTGTCACCGAGCCTGGAGGATTACCTGGAGGAAATCTACAGGGTTGCCTCGTCCAACGCGCCGGTCAGGGTGTCCGATGTTGCAGCGGGTCTCAGGGTCAAACTCCCGTCGGTCGTGAAGGCGTTGCACCGGCTTGCCGCCGAGCAGTACCTCGAATACGAGGGTGGAGACATCATCCTTACCTCGAGCGGCCGAGAAGTGGGAAGGTACCTCGTCGAACGAAACAGGGTCATCCGCGAGTTCCTGCAGATACTGGGGTCGCACGAGACTGCGGCGCGCGAGGCCGAGGCGGTGGAACACGGATTCAGCCTCGTCACGCTCAAGGCGATCGAGGCGCTCGTCGCCTACATGAAGGCGAACCCGGCGCTTTGCGACGGTTTCGCACGGTTCCGGGAAAGCGAGTCCGCCAGCGGCTGCGCGGGGAGGATCG
This DNA window, taken from Bacillota bacterium, encodes the following:
- a CDS encoding DNA-binding protein — translated: MLSPSLEDYLEEIYRVASSNAPVRVSDVAAGLRVKLPSVVKALHRLAAEQYLEYEGGDIILTSSGREVGRYLVERNRVIREFLQILGSHETAAREAEAVEHGFSLVTLKAIEALVAYMKANPALCDGFARFRESESASGCAGRIDFQESHVSAHGLAQRGSKTG